From Pedobacter cryoconitis, one genomic window encodes:
- a CDS encoding efflux RND transporter permease subunit, whose amino-acid sequence MKNFFISHKNPLLVVLILILAGGLFSYQRLKTSLFPEITFPKIKIIADAELQPVDQMMITVTRPLENAVKQVPDLHVVRSTTSRGSCEISAYMNWNADIDLSQQRIESQIGKIRNSLPPGVNISVEKMNPSILPVSGYTLESHTESPIALKKLATYTIKPFLSQVDGVSEIRVIGGKDKEYWIQLDRQKMSTLSISPDLLNTVLAQTNFIKSNGYLSDYNYLYLSITDATIKTKTDLENLIVSKKNNRIVRVKDIGEVKIQEGVAYTRINANGKDAILVAVIKQPNANLVDLSTQLQEKIVELRKILPKGVTIKPYYQQSDFVEASVKSVSDSLLIGLVLAIVVAIIFLRSVKASATILITIPITLCLTVMVLYGIGYSLNIMTLGAIAAAIGLIIDDAIVVVEQIHRTHEEHPEEPTVTLLKKAIDYLFPAMLGSSISTIVIFVPFILMTGVAGSYFQVMTNTMIITLVCSFFVTWIGLPVVYLLLTKDAASNSVKSAVHQVHQQNWVHYFIKKPWISYVAMVVLAVIIFLILPRLETGFLPEMDEGSVVVDYTSPAGTSLVETDRMLKEVEKLIVKIPEVQTYSRRTGTQMGFFITEPNTGDYLIQLKADRKRSTEEVISEIRSKIQASQPALVVDFGQVIGDMLGDLMSSTQPVEVKIFGNDQDKLKALSKQVAALMGKVTGTADVFNGIVIAGPSVNIQPDFALLAQYGITPGDFQFQVQNALQGNIIGNVYDQQQLTPIRMIYPGSKQFGVADVSKLQLFLPGGGVVPIQHLASVAIKAGDAEIKRENLQSIGVVTARLESRDLGSVMADIQKDISSKINLPAGYHIEYGGAYAEQQQSFKELLTILVASSLLVFSVILFLFKDFKIAFLILIISLLGISGSYLALYLTHTPLNVGSYTGLIMIVGIIGENAIFTFLQFKESLKDKTVEEAIVYSISTRLRPKLMTALGAIIALMPLALGIGAGAQMHQPLAIAVIGGFIIALPLLLIVLPSMVRRLY is encoded by the coding sequence ATGAAGAACTTTTTTATTTCTCATAAAAACCCGCTGCTGGTCGTATTGATCCTGATCCTGGCGGGTGGGTTGTTTTCTTATCAGCGGTTAAAAACTTCTTTGTTCCCGGAGATTACCTTTCCGAAAATAAAGATTATTGCCGATGCAGAATTGCAACCTGTAGATCAGATGATGATTACGGTAACACGGCCTTTGGAAAATGCAGTGAAACAGGTTCCGGATCTTCATGTAGTCAGAAGTACAACCAGCAGAGGAAGCTGTGAGATTTCTGCTTATATGAACTGGAATGCTGATATTGATTTAAGTCAGCAGCGGATTGAGTCTCAAATCGGTAAGATTAGAAATAGCCTGCCCCCGGGCGTAAATATTTCGGTGGAGAAAATGAATCCTTCGATCCTTCCGGTGAGCGGGTACACTTTAGAGAGTCATACGGAATCGCCGATAGCTTTAAAAAAATTAGCTACTTATACGATCAAACCATTTTTGTCGCAGGTTGATGGTGTATCGGAAATCAGGGTTATCGGTGGGAAAGATAAGGAATACTGGATTCAACTGGACAGGCAGAAGATGAGTACTTTGTCTATTAGTCCGGATCTGCTGAATACGGTCCTGGCGCAGACAAATTTTATCAAGTCTAATGGTTACTTATCAGATTATAACTATCTGTATTTATCAATTACTGATGCGACTATCAAAACAAAGACCGATCTGGAAAACCTGATTGTCAGTAAAAAAAATAACCGGATAGTCAGGGTCAAAGATATTGGTGAGGTCAAAATACAAGAAGGCGTTGCTTATACCAGGATCAATGCAAATGGGAAGGATGCGATCCTGGTTGCTGTCATTAAACAGCCGAATGCAAATCTGGTTGATCTGTCCACGCAGCTACAGGAAAAGATTGTGGAGCTTAGAAAAATATTGCCAAAAGGGGTAACGATCAAGCCTTATTACCAGCAGTCTGATTTTGTAGAGGCATCGGTTAAAAGTGTCAGTGATAGTTTATTGATCGGACTGGTTTTAGCAATTGTTGTGGCCATTATCTTTTTACGTTCTGTGAAGGCGAGTGCAACAATACTGATTACGATCCCAATTACGCTGTGTTTAACTGTAATGGTGCTTTATGGCATCGGATATTCCTTGAATATTATGACCTTAGGTGCTATTGCTGCGGCTATAGGGTTGATTATTGATGATGCTATTGTGGTGGTGGAACAGATTCACCGCACGCATGAAGAACACCCGGAGGAGCCTACCGTTACTTTGCTTAAAAAAGCAATAGATTATTTGTTTCCGGCGATGCTGGGATCTTCTATCAGTACAATCGTAATCTTTGTCCCATTTATTTTGATGACGGGAGTTGCGGGCTCTTATTTCCAGGTGATGACCAATACCATGATCATTACCTTAGTCTGCTCATTTTTTGTCACCTGGATAGGTTTACCGGTGGTATATTTATTGTTAACGAAGGATGCTGCTTCCAATTCGGTAAAATCTGCTGTGCATCAGGTTCATCAGCAAAACTGGGTTCATTATTTTATAAAAAAGCCCTGGATCAGTTATGTTGCTATGGTGGTTTTAGCGGTCATTATCTTTTTAATTCTGCCACGATTGGAAACCGGATTTCTGCCGGAAATGGATGAAGGTAGTGTCGTTGTCGATTATACTTCTCCTGCGGGGACTTCACTGGTGGAGACAGACCGGATGTTAAAGGAGGTAGAAAAATTGATTGTTAAAATACCAGAGGTGCAAACTTACTCCCGCAGAACAGGTACTCAAATGGGGTTCTTTATTACTGAACCTAATACTGGTGATTACCTGATTCAGCTGAAAGCAGACCGGAAGAGAAGTACAGAGGAGGTTATCAGTGAGATCAGATCAAAGATACAAGCTTCTCAACCTGCATTAGTGGTCGATTTTGGGCAGGTGATAGGGGATATGCTGGGTGATTTAATGAGCTCTACCCAGCCTGTTGAAGTGAAAATATTTGGTAATGATCAGGATAAGTTAAAGGCTTTATCAAAGCAGGTAGCAGCATTGATGGGTAAGGTTACCGGAACTGCTGATGTGTTTAACGGGATTGTTATTGCTGGTCCTTCTGTAAATATTCAGCCTGATTTTGCCCTGCTGGCACAATATGGGATTACGCCGGGAGATTTTCAATTTCAGGTTCAAAATGCGTTACAGGGAAATATTATTGGGAATGTATATGATCAGCAGCAGCTTACACCAATCAGGATGATTTATCCGGGAAGTAAACAGTTTGGAGTGGCAGATGTCAGTAAATTACAATTGTTTTTACCGGGTGGTGGGGTGGTTCCTATTCAGCATCTTGCAAGTGTAGCTATCAAAGCTGGCGATGCGGAAATTAAAAGAGAAAATTTACAATCAATTGGTGTGGTCACTGCAAGGTTGGAATCCAGAGATCTGGGCAGTGTAATGGCTGATATTCAAAAAGATATTAGTTCGAAAATTAATCTGCCTGCGGGCTATCATATTGAATATGGTGGAGCTTATGCAGAACAGCAGCAGTCTTTTAAAGAATTGCTTACTATCCTGGTGGCTTCAAGTTTACTCGTGTTTAGTGTGATCTTGTTTCTCTTTAAGGATTTTAAAATCGCATTTCTTATTCTGATCATATCCTTATTGGGGATTTCAGGAAGTTATCTGGCTTTATATTTAACGCACACGCCTTTAAATGTAGGGAGTTATACGGGTTTGATTATGATTGTGGGGATCATCGGGGAGAACGCGATCTTTACTTTCCTGCAATTTAAGGAATCTTTAAAGGATAAAACGGTGGAAGAAGCTATTGTTTATTCTATATCAACGCGGTTAAGGCCTAAGTTAATGACTGCTTTGGGTGCAATCATCGCATTAATGCCGCTTGCTTTAGGAATTGGGGCAGGAGCACAGATGCATCAGCCGCTGGCAATCGCAGTGATTGGTGGTTTTATTATCGCATTGCCACTACTGCTGATTGTTTTACCGAGTATGGTGAGGAGGCTTTACTAG
- a CDS encoding serine hydrolase, translating into MKLRIITALLGIVSLNAVAQRPVSKEDSRFNGLDTTFQRVLKTWHAAGFAVAVVQKNKVIYARGFGYRDAEKKLPVTANTLFAIGSCSKAFTTTLIGKLQKEGKVNIDQPVNNYLPGLKFYNEVMTDHITLRDMMSHRTGLSRFDMSWYLFNTSSTDSLLKRIKYMEPNAGLREKWQYNNFMYMAQGALIEKLTGKSWGDNIKEKFFIPLGMTHSNVSIPELLKSEEISTGYGVKPDNTLDKLDYYNIDGMAPAGAINSNVNDMAKWLIAWINNGKYEGKEIIPEDFRNQAISSQAIVEGALPEKGSLDTYFGNYGFGWFLDSYKGHYRVEHGGNIDGFSAISSFFPADSIGVVVLSNQHGSKVPVIVKDIIVDRLLHLKYQDWNSKIKSERDKAELASAKEKKKAIETQHNPSTHALKDFAGSYTHPAYGTMKIYVQNDSLFAKSKIRTYWLRHANYDIFELFDKDPKDGVNITTGYAGFNLQFHMNLSGNIDGFEAQLESKLKPFLFARVEDVKQLKAPE; encoded by the coding sequence ATGAAACTAAGAATTATTACTGCTTTGCTAGGTATAGTGTCTTTAAATGCTGTAGCACAGCGACCAGTTAGTAAGGAAGATAGCCGTTTTAACGGGTTAGATACTACTTTCCAGCGGGTACTTAAAACCTGGCATGCCGCAGGTTTTGCTGTTGCTGTTGTACAAAAAAATAAGGTGATTTATGCCAGAGGTTTTGGTTACCGTGATGCAGAAAAGAAGCTGCCTGTTACGGCAAATACCTTGTTTGCGATAGGCTCTTGCTCAAAAGCATTTACTACTACTTTGATTGGCAAGCTGCAAAAGGAGGGAAAAGTAAATATTGACCAGCCTGTAAACAATTATCTTCCCGGATTAAAGTTTTATAATGAAGTCATGACCGATCATATTACGCTTCGTGATATGATGAGTCACCGCACTGGGCTGTCCAGGTTTGATATGTCCTGGTATTTATTTAATACGTCTTCAACAGACAGTCTTTTAAAACGTATTAAATATATGGAACCCAATGCAGGTTTAAGAGAGAAATGGCAGTACAATAACTTTATGTATATGGCACAGGGGGCTTTAATTGAAAAATTAACCGGTAAAAGCTGGGGAGATAATATCAAAGAGAAGTTTTTTATACCCCTGGGCATGACCCATTCAAATGTCAGCATACCTGAGCTGTTAAAAAGTGAAGAGATTTCCACTGGATATGGGGTAAAACCGGATAACACATTAGATAAACTGGACTATTACAATATTGACGGTATGGCGCCCGCTGGTGCTATTAATAGTAATGTGAATGACATGGCGAAATGGCTGATTGCCTGGATCAATAATGGAAAATATGAAGGCAAAGAAATTATTCCTGAAGACTTCCGCAACCAGGCCATCAGTTCACAGGCTATTGTTGAAGGGGCATTACCAGAAAAGGGATCTTTAGACACTTATTTCGGAAACTATGGCTTTGGCTGGTTTTTGGATTCTTATAAAGGACATTACCGGGTGGAACATGGTGGTAATATTGATGGGTTTTCAGCCATTTCTTCCTTTTTTCCGGCAGATAGTATAGGCGTTGTCGTACTTAGTAATCAGCATGGTTCAAAAGTACCGGTTATAGTGAAAGATATAATTGTTGACAGACTACTCCATCTAAAATATCAGGATTGGAATAGCAAAATTAAAAGTGAACGGGATAAAGCAGAGCTGGCCAGCGCTAAGGAAAAGAAAAAAGCAATAGAAACTCAGCATAACCCTTCCACGCATGCGCTAAAAGATTTTGCCGGAAGCTATACTCATCCTGCTTATGGTACAATGAAGATCTACGTGCAGAACGATTCCCTGTTTGCAAAGAGCAAAATCCGTACTTATTGGTTAAGACATGCTAATTACGATATTTTTGAGTTGTTTGATAAAGACCCTAAAGATGGGGTGAATATCACTACAGGGTATGCTGGTTTTAATCTGCAATTCCATATGAATTTATCCGGAAATATTGATGGTTTTGAAGCTCAGCTTGAAAGTAAATTAAAACCATTTTTATTTGCCAGAGTGGAAGATGTTAAACAGCTTAAAGCTCCTGAATAA
- a CDS encoding TolC family protein, with protein MAHFKSYILILAMTGFGLCAARAQQPVRNLDYFYQEAVKRSPLLKDYNNQLQSSKIDSMRVKAGYKPQVSALANGLYAPVVNGYGFDEVLTNGKALEAVLNVNYNLASKKNINNQLEGIHLQADSIRFATGLSVLDLQKAVTDQYITAFASQQQAAFNKEVYQLLHEEEIVLKKLTRANVYKQVDYLTFLVTFQQQQLQWKQAELQLKNDYSTLNYLTGIADTTTHELAEPAIEPVLLSAETGFFYQKFGIDSLKLVNQKKTVDFNYKPKASVYANGGYNSSFAYQPYRNFGASAGFTVAVPIFDGHQRKMQYDKLSIAQRTINVYKEFFQNQHTQQLNLLRQQIADQNGLYQQVSEQIKFTKSLIQVDSRLLQTGDIRIADFVIAINNYLAAQNLKRQTNITRLKLFNQLNYWNR; from the coding sequence ATGGCACATTTTAAGAGCTATATACTAATTCTGGCGATGACCGGATTTGGATTGTGTGCTGCCAGGGCACAGCAACCGGTTAGAAATCTTGATTATTTTTATCAGGAGGCAGTTAAACGCAGCCCGTTATTAAAAGATTATAACAATCAGTTGCAAAGTAGTAAAATTGATAGTATGCGGGTTAAAGCAGGTTATAAGCCACAAGTTTCAGCATTGGCAAATGGACTATATGCACCTGTAGTAAATGGTTACGGTTTTGATGAAGTACTGACCAATGGAAAAGCCCTGGAAGCCGTACTGAATGTAAACTATAACCTCGCTAGTAAAAAAAATATCAATAACCAATTGGAAGGTATCCATTTACAAGCCGACTCTATTCGCTTTGCTACTGGTCTTTCTGTGCTGGATTTACAAAAAGCAGTGACAGATCAGTATATCACCGCTTTTGCCAGTCAGCAGCAGGCCGCATTTAATAAGGAAGTTTATCAACTGCTGCATGAAGAAGAAATCGTTTTAAAGAAACTGACTCGCGCAAACGTTTATAAACAAGTAGATTACCTGACTTTTCTGGTTACTTTTCAGCAGCAGCAATTACAATGGAAACAGGCAGAACTGCAATTGAAAAATGATTATTCTACACTGAACTATTTAACTGGCATTGCTGATACTACAACGCACGAATTAGCGGAACCTGCAATTGAACCAGTCCTGCTCAGTGCTGAAACTGGATTTTTTTATCAAAAGTTCGGAATTGATAGTTTAAAACTGGTCAATCAGAAAAAAACAGTTGACTTTAATTATAAACCTAAAGCCAGTGTATATGCGAATGGCGGATACAACTCTTCTTTTGCCTATCAGCCTTACCGTAATTTTGGTGCGAGTGCAGGTTTCACGGTTGCAGTTCCGATTTTTGACGGACATCAGCGGAAAATGCAATATGATAAACTTTCGATTGCTCAACGGACTATCAATGTATATAAAGAGTTCTTCCAGAATCAGCATACCCAGCAGCTCAACTTACTCCGGCAACAGATTGCGGATCAGAATGGATTATACCAGCAAGTTTCTGAACAGATCAAATTTACTAAAAGCCTGATCCAGGTAGATAGCCGGTTATTACAAACAGGAGATATCAGGATCGCTGATTTTGTGATCGCAATTAATAATTACCTGGCTGCGCAAAATCTAAAGAGACAGACCAATATTACAAGGCTAAAGCTGTTTAATCAGCTAAATTACTGGAATAGATAA
- a CDS encoding phosphatase PAP2 family protein, with protein MKFFSFIFAVCLPGMVFAQQVDTLSKDSIHTPKQSVMKTRGLNPPQIKSFIVPAVLISYGLVSLGNNAIRRLDYSTRAELQEDHPTFALHADNFLQFAPGAAFYALNLAGVKSKHGIVDGTAIYVLAEAIMAGSTFSVKHMVGRERPDGADNYSFPSGHTANAFAAAEFLNQEYRDVSPWIGYAGYTVATATGVLRMYNNKHWVSDVVAGAGFGIASTKLAYLIYPYLKKLVIGKQTMKYSLVPIYQQKAAGLSFNGTF; from the coding sequence ATGAAATTTTTCAGTTTTATCTTCGCGGTATGTTTACCCGGAATGGTATTTGCCCAGCAGGTGGATACGCTTAGTAAAGATTCAATTCACACGCCAAAACAATCGGTGATGAAAACGCGTGGATTGAATCCCCCTCAAATTAAATCTTTTATTGTCCCGGCAGTGCTGATCAGTTATGGCCTGGTATCTTTAGGGAATAATGCTATCAGAAGACTCGACTACAGCACCAGGGCAGAGTTACAGGAAGATCATCCAACCTTTGCCTTACATGCTGATAATTTTCTTCAGTTTGCTCCCGGCGCTGCTTTCTACGCACTGAATCTTGCAGGTGTGAAGAGTAAACATGGAATCGTTGACGGTACAGCTATTTATGTGCTGGCCGAAGCGATCATGGCGGGTTCAACTTTTAGTGTGAAACACATGGTTGGCCGCGAACGTCCGGATGGAGCAGATAATTACTCTTTTCCTTCAGGGCATACCGCAAATGCTTTTGCAGCAGCCGAATTTCTGAATCAGGAATACAGGGATGTTTCTCCCTGGATTGGTTATGCTGGTTACACGGTAGCTACGGCAACCGGGGTTTTAAGAATGTATAACAATAAACATTGGGTAAGTGATGTGGTTGCAGGAGCAGGATTTGGTATCGCTTCCACCAAGCTGGCTTATTTAATTTATCCGTATCTTAAGAAGTTAGTAATTGGAAAACAGACCATGAAATACTCTTTAGTACCGATATATCAGCAAAAAGCAGCAGGACTTTCGTTCAATGGCACATTTTAA
- a CDS encoding LTA synthase family protein, translated as MFLSIFKGRYSVLFSFFAVFLFSSFLIRTGLLAVSAGKTDFSILSIIQLYFTGFFYDFGVALFLVTLFSIYLLFLRQKWVNTLTNRIITYSWLFLILLISFFSFFAELTFWQEFESRFNFIAVDYLIYTYEVVNNINESYPLPLLIGGVLLLVLLVMFLFAKRKVFTHAFQSHTPFRTRFMISGTLLILTILYPLFVRNSFAEKGTNRYQNELSKAGIYSFFAAFKNNELDYNDFYALLPKNEAFQLIRNELKESNSTFVTSGNSIKREINNVGTTYKPNVIMITVESLSADFMEHFGNTQKLMPVLDSLASANLLFTNMYATGTRTVRGMEALTLAAPPTPGSSVVRREGNEKLTTVGHIFEKAGYSRAFFYGGDGYFDNMNEYFGSNGFDIIDRGRNIKLDDVYETKRTVIQDDQVHFENAWGISDEDLFAAVTRGADAEFKQGKPFYNFVMTTSNHRPFTFPEGKIKYASGSGREGAVRYTDYAIGEFLKNISNKPWYKNTVIIIVADHCASSAGRNEIDINKYHIPCVILNLPKKGSQVIDKMCSQIDIYPTLFSLLGWKYESNLYGKNLFDPTYQPRAVLGTYQKLAYLKQDSLVILGPQQKMETFLYNKAKNEQVPAKLSKAVTNQAIANYQTAYDLFKSGGMHQ; from the coding sequence ATGTTTCTATCAATATTTAAAGGCAGGTACAGTGTTCTGTTTTCATTTTTTGCTGTTTTTCTATTCAGCTCCTTTTTAATCCGTACAGGTCTGTTGGCTGTTTCAGCTGGCAAGACAGATTTCTCTATCCTATCTATCATCCAATTATATTTTACAGGTTTTTTCTATGACTTTGGCGTAGCTCTTTTCCTGGTTACACTTTTCAGTATATACCTTTTATTTTTACGTCAGAAGTGGGTAAACACCCTTACCAATAGAATCATTACCTATAGCTGGTTATTCCTGATTTTGTTAATCTCCTTTTTCTCTTTCTTTGCAGAATTAACTTTCTGGCAGGAATTTGAAAGCCGCTTTAACTTTATTGCAGTCGATTACCTGATTTATACCTACGAGGTCGTAAACAATATCAATGAATCTTATCCATTACCGCTTTTAATTGGTGGTGTGTTGTTATTGGTATTATTAGTGATGTTCCTGTTTGCTAAAAGAAAAGTGTTTACCCATGCTTTTCAATCCCATACTCCGTTTCGTACCCGGTTCATGATTTCTGGTACATTATTAATCCTGACTATCCTTTATCCTTTATTTGTTCGTAATTCATTCGCTGAAAAAGGGACTAACCGTTACCAGAATGAATTATCTAAAGCAGGGATTTACTCTTTCTTTGCTGCTTTTAAAAACAATGAGCTTGATTATAACGATTTCTATGCTTTATTGCCTAAGAACGAAGCGTTTCAATTGATCAGAAATGAATTAAAAGAGTCAAACAGTACTTTTGTAACCAGCGGAAATTCTATCAAACGGGAAATCAATAACGTGGGAACAACCTATAAACCCAATGTAATTATGATTACGGTGGAAAGTCTGAGTGCTGACTTTATGGAACACTTTGGCAATACACAAAAGCTGATGCCGGTACTGGATTCTCTGGCTTCTGCCAATCTGCTGTTTACCAATATGTATGCTACCGGAACAAGAACAGTAAGAGGGATGGAAGCCCTGACTTTAGCTGCCCCGCCTACACCAGGAAGCAGTGTAGTGCGAAGAGAAGGAAATGAAAAACTAACTACGGTCGGTCATATCTTTGAAAAAGCCGGCTATAGCAGAGCCTTTTTTTATGGTGGTGATGGCTACTTTGATAATATGAATGAATACTTTGGCAGCAATGGATTTGATATTATAGACAGAGGCAGAAATATTAAACTGGATGATGTTTATGAAACTAAAAGAACAGTCATTCAGGACGATCAGGTTCATTTCGAAAATGCCTGGGGAATAAGTGATGAAGACTTATTTGCTGCGGTTACCCGTGGCGCGGATGCAGAATTTAAACAGGGTAAACCATTTTATAATTTTGTGATGACGACCTCTAATCACCGCCCATTCACTTTTCCTGAAGGTAAGATTAAGTATGCATCGGGTAGCGGAAGAGAAGGAGCAGTGCGTTACACGGATTATGCTATTGGTGAATTCCTGAAAAATATAAGTAACAAACCGTGGTATAAAAATACAGTGATCATTATTGTCGCAGACCATTGTGCAAGCAGTGCAGGCAGAAATGAGATTGATATCAATAAATACCATATTCCTTGTGTCATTTTAAACCTGCCAAAAAAGGGTAGCCAGGTCATTGATAAAATGTGTTCTCAAATTGATATTTATCCTACATTATTCAGTTTGCTGGGCTGGAAATATGAGAGCAATTTATATGGAAAAAACCTTTTTGATCCTACTTATCAGCCCCGTGCAGTGTTGGGTACTTATCAAAAACTGGCTTATCTGAAACAAGATAGCCTGGTGATCCTTGGCCCGCAGCAAAAAATGGAAACCTTTTTGTATAACAAAGCAAAAAATGAACAGGTTCCTGCTAAATTATCAAAAGCGGTAACCAATCAGGCGATCGCGAATTATCAAACTGCTTACGATTTATTCAAAAGCGGAGGAATGCACCAGTAG
- a CDS encoding efflux RND transporter periplasmic adaptor subunit: MKQFTVNALFLLLLSATLVCCQQASKTTAEEAPVPETPVQVTTVNNATLSEDIVLNATSAYLEKSFVKANTNGYLQSSTLQAGAAVSSNQVLFKLITKEARAIGNSINQLDPGFKFSGISTIRAEKSGYVILVNHQKGDYVQDGEALATIINQSSLVFLLDLPYEMRSVILQNKTLELTLPDGEKLKGSITSSLPAVDSLAQTQRMIIKVNATHPVPENLIARVKVVKSEAAHVQVLPKSAVLTNETEDEFWVMKLINDSTAVKTIVKKGMEDGKSIQILSPVFGAKDRLITIGNYGLADTAKVKITH; encoded by the coding sequence ATGAAACAGTTCACAGTTAACGCCTTATTCCTCTTGCTCCTGAGTGCAACACTGGTTTGCTGCCAGCAGGCTTCTAAAACGACGGCAGAAGAAGCCCCGGTTCCTGAAACCCCGGTACAAGTGACTACGGTAAACAATGCGACACTGAGTGAAGACATTGTCTTAAATGCGACTTCTGCTTATCTGGAAAAAAGTTTTGTCAAAGCGAATACAAACGGCTACTTGCAAAGTTCAACCTTACAGGCAGGTGCTGCGGTGAGTAGTAACCAGGTTTTATTTAAGCTGATCACCAAAGAGGCGCGTGCCATAGGTAATTCGATTAACCAGCTGGATCCGGGTTTTAAATTCTCTGGAATTTCAACTATTCGTGCTGAGAAAAGCGGTTATGTGATCCTGGTTAATCATCAAAAGGGGGATTATGTACAGGATGGTGAGGCATTGGCGACAATCATCAATCAGTCAAGCCTGGTCTTTTTACTGGATTTACCTTATGAAATGCGCAGTGTTATCCTTCAAAATAAAACATTAGAATTAACGCTTCCTGATGGGGAGAAGCTAAAAGGATCAATTACTTCGTCCTTACCAGCCGTTGATTCTTTGGCACAGACACAGCGTATGATTATTAAAGTGAACGCTACGCATCCGGTTCCGGAAAATCTGATTGCCAGGGTGAAAGTGGTTAAATCTGAGGCTGCTCATGTACAGGTATTGCCTAAATCGGCCGTCCTGACTAATGAAACCGAAGATGAGTTTTGGGTGATGAAGCTGATCAATGATTCTACAGCAGTGAAAACGATAGTGAAAAAAGGAATGGAAGATGGAAAGTCAATTCAGATTTTGTCACCGGTTTTTGGGGCGAAAGATCGTTTAATCACAATAGGGAATTACGGATTGGCGGATACGGCAAAAGTTAAAATCACGCATTAA
- a CDS encoding YncE family protein, translated as MKQKVALALLLLSFCTRTALFAQAKTGIHLLQTHQVSGDEGWDYLLADHAQNKLYISHGLQVNIINETTGDSIGIISNTPGVHGIAIVPALKKGYTSNGKSGECTVFDLHTNAVLRKIKVGDNPDAIFYDDFSKKLFVFNGHSLNVSIIDPLKDQVIATIALGGKPETGVSDGKGKIYVNIEDKNEVVCVDASNLKVIKRFKLTGGEEPSGLAIDRLTSRLFVGCSNKVLIVLDAITGKQITTLPIGEGSDGVVFDPQLKFVYSANGEGTLTVIKEFNANKFQVLENVKTKKGARTIALDEINHHVFLPTADLKAGEGKKAACIPGTFKVLTFGK; from the coding sequence ATGAAACAGAAGGTGGCCTTAGCCTTATTACTACTCTCTTTTTGTACCCGGACAGCTTTATTTGCGCAAGCAAAAACTGGTATTCATTTATTGCAAACTCACCAGGTTAGCGGTGACGAAGGCTGGGATTATCTATTGGCAGATCATGCCCAAAACAAATTATATATTTCTCATGGTTTACAGGTGAATATTATCAATGAAACTACAGGAGATTCTATCGGTATCATTTCCAATACACCAGGTGTACATGGAATCGCTATTGTACCTGCGTTAAAAAAAGGTTATACCAGTAACGGAAAATCGGGCGAGTGTACCGTTTTTGACCTGCATACGAATGCTGTACTACGTAAAATCAAAGTCGGAGACAATCCTGATGCAATTTTCTATGATGACTTTTCAAAAAAACTGTTCGTATTCAATGGCCATAGCTTAAATGTGAGCATTATAGATCCGTTAAAGGATCAGGTAATCGCGACTATTGCTTTAGGAGGAAAACCGGAGACAGGCGTATCAGATGGCAAAGGAAAAATCTATGTCAATATAGAAGACAAAAATGAAGTAGTTTGTGTGGACGCAAGTAATTTAAAGGTAATCAAACGTTTCAAATTAACAGGTGGCGAAGAGCCTTCGGGTTTAGCAATCGACAGGCTGACTTCCCGTTTATTTGTGGGCTGCTCCAATAAAGTATTAATCGTACTGGATGCAATTACAGGTAAACAAATTACTACATTACCTATTGGCGAAGGTAGTGATGGCGTTGTTTTCGATCCGCAGCTCAAATTTGTTTATAGTGCTAATGGGGAAGGTACACTCACCGTTATTAAAGAGTTCAATGCCAACAAATTCCAGGTGCTTGAAAACGTTAAAACAAAGAAGGGTGCCCGGACAATCGCATTGGATGAAATCAATCACCATGTTTTTTTGCCAACGGCTGATTTAAAGGCCGGTGAAGGTAAAAAAGCAGCATGTATTCCAGGAACATTTAAAGTTCTGACATTCGGCAAATAA
- a CDS encoding EamA family transporter, whose product MWWIYALLSAFFAALTAILAKIGIKGIDTNLATAIRTVVILLLAWAIVFFRNDHHGIASLTKQNWTFLLLSGLATGLSWIFYFKALQLGKVSQVAPVDKASVAIAILLSVVFLGEPLTVKTALAVLLIIGGTLILIF is encoded by the coding sequence ATGTGGTGGATCTATGCTTTATTGTCAGCTTTCTTTGCAGCATTGACTGCGATACTTGCAAAAATAGGGATCAAAGGCATTGATACTAATCTGGCTACGGCCATCAGAACTGTAGTTATCTTGCTATTAGCATGGGCGATTGTATTTTTCAGGAATGATCACCATGGTATAGCCAGTTTGACTAAACAAAACTGGACTTTCCTGCTCCTTTCTGGTTTAGCGACCGGACTATCCTGGATTTTCTATTTTAAAGCATTACAACTGGGTAAAGTTTCGCAGGTAGCACCCGTGGATAAAGCCAGTGTGGCGATAGCAATTCTGTTATCTGTAGTTTTTCTTGGTGAACCGTTGACAGTTAAAACTGCGCTTGCCGTGTTATTGATTATAGGAGGAACACTTATTCTTATCTTTTAA